The following is a genomic window from Zalophus californianus isolate mZalCal1 chromosome 10, mZalCal1.pri.v2, whole genome shotgun sequence.
GAGGGATCCCTTAAACACGGAAGCCATCCTCGTCAAGCTCCCCAGAAAGCTCCCCAAGGCAAAGAGAAGGAGACCCAGCTCTTGCCAGAATCTGGCACCCTCCCAGACGGGGCCCCCTGACCTGGCCTCTTGCCGCTGGTGGTCAGCCATGCTGGTCTTGCCCACGACTCCCGCACTTGCTGGCCCTTTCCCCAGCAccctctgtccctgcctcttTGTATGGCAGGACACAGAGGGGCACAAGGGCCGAGCCAGGGCCTCCCCGAGGAAGCCAGGGTTGTGGGCCTGGGGACTCCAGAAGCAGCAACTCTGTCTTCCACGGACCTCGCGTCCGTTCAGACTCAACCATAGCGGGCCACCTACCCTAGCCCACCCTCCCGCTACAGAGACACCGGGCTCCGTGAGGGGAAGCACGCCAGCCCACAACCCCGGCCTCCTGACCGGGGCCCGTGGTGCCCCAGGCCCCGACTCCACTCCCAGCCCCAACACCAGAGGACCGACTTGTGCTTTAGACCCATCTGACAGGTGAAAGCACCAAGGCTCAGCCACCCCCTGACCTGCAGCCGGGTCCTTCCAGAAGCTTCTGTAGGGCCATCAGAAGCAGGGGATACCCCTCAGTGGGGATGGCGGAGGCCCCACACAAGCTCATGAGACACATCCGGGGGGTCCCCAGCCCTTCGGGCTTCCACGTTGGTCATGAAGGAATGGGTCGGTGGACATGGCCtttggggaggagcagggagccaacacCCTCTCCCTGTGGCGCAGACTGTATGTCATCAGGGTCCCCAAGAGCCCCCTGCCTAGACGCAGTTCTCCCCGCCCCCAGAGCCGGCCGAGCCGTCCTCATGCTTGAGCGTGGGGCAGCGCGTGGTGGCCTGCCTTTGTGTCTCTGTGGTTTTTTAAACTAAACGGAGCTAATGACAAGGAGGTGCCTCAGTTGGATCCTGCTGGAAATACAACCGGAATCTGTTGGTGAACAGGGGGGAGCCTCAGGCTGCCACTCATCTTCCAGGGCTCCCACTGAACCGGGCTGGCTCCCCGGCACATCTCCGGGGCCAGCCCGGGCCTCCTGTCACACGGTGCCCGTCTGCAGCACATGGACGGCTCTCAAGGCCCAGGGCTTCCTAAATGCCGATTTGCTGCAGTAGCTACTAGAGGGGCGGACAGCAGAGAGTTGAGCGTCTGGGGGGACGTCGAGGGGGGTGGGCAGCCCACAGGCCAGTCCACTGTGTGCACACCCTCACCTCCACCCTGAAGAGCAGCAGGCAGGGCCTCAGCAGCCCCATCTGTGAGGCAAGGAAGCTGTAAAAAGACCCTCTGCTCTCTGCAAGGGGGAGCGGGAGGTGTGATGCAGGGCTGAGCCTGGATGCTCTCGTCTGCCGACGCCAGCCGGCTGCACTAtctggcctcagtctccccatctgttaAACGGAAGGGTTGAATCAGAGGCACCATGGAGTGCCACGGACCCATACTGATGGCCACTGGGCTGCTGCATGGTGCCCAAGGCTCAGCCCCCCACCCTCTTCACCCTTTGCCCTTTGCATGGGTGCCCAGACTGGTCTCTACTGCCCAGCCTAGTTTGGGGTGCAGAGGCATTACAGATGGGGAGGCCAAGCCCCGGGGCTGTGGGAGCCCATCCCCAGAGCCGGCGGAGGGAGGTGCCCTGAACGGCACTCCCAGGCCTTGGGGTGGGGTCTGCACCCTCATTGCCCAGCTGCCTACAAAGGCCCTTCTCCCAGCTCCGCTCACTGCTCCCCGCAAAGGCGCCTGAGCCTAGATGTCTGCCCCTTCCTTCTGGGTCATCCAAATGCTGCCTACCATTTAGGGGCTGGCCCGACCCCTCCTCTGGGAGCCCCCCAGCCTGGGGCAGAGCCATCCCCCAAGGAGGGGCTGGAGACCAGCTCACAGAGGAGGGAAACCCTGAAGGCAAGACTGGCCGTCCATTCTGAGGAACTAAGGCTCATTGTCAGGCAGGAAGGGAGGCGTCTGGAGGGGCCTGAGTCAGGGACAGCACCACGGAACAGCCCCAGggtcaggggcggggggggggggggctgccacTGAAAGGCCTCACTGTGGCCTTGGCCCCAGTACTCAGATGCTGGGCCAGCCTCTGTGACTCAGTCTCCCCACTGTTCCCCCAAAGCAGGGAGCCAAGCTTTGGCCCATTTTGGACCCTAAGAAAGCGGTCAACCCTACCGGGCCCCTGCTGCCCTGGGTCTCGGTTCTTGATTAGTCTCCAAGCCCAAGGCCAGCCTGGAGGAGGTAGgcacctcctgcctccctcccaggagGATTCCAGCCCCGTTCCCCCACCCTGTTGCTGTGTGACCTCTAGCTGATGCTAGACCCTTCTGGAAGAGGGGCCTGTGTGTATATGTTCATGTGGTCATGCTTATCATCTGTGTCCCCAACGGCAGAGCCCTGTCGTGGTCCCGTCCCAAGGCTTCCGGCAGAGCGCACAGGTCTTCAACATGTTTTCTGAGTAAACCTTCAGAGACTCTTCCAGCTCGAACGCCTAGGAGTCTTGTTTTCTGACCCCATATGGCCGCTGGGTCCCAGGACGGTCCATCTAACCACTCCTCTCCCTCAGGAGAGCTTGGCGAAGCCAGGTCTCAGCCGGCCAGCCTCgaggcaggtgggggggagggggagggagtgtcCACAGCTCCACCCCACTTCCTGCTCCCCTCCAGGGCCCTCAGGCTGGCACAggggcatgggggcggggggtgcacaGGGAACAGTTGTCCCCAGCAGAGGCTGTGCCTGCCTGCCTGGTAAGCCCCGAACCACCACATAGGGACAGTACCCCGTtaccccctctctgcccccactcaCTGTGCAACCTCAGACAACAGCCCGCCCTCGGTCTCCCCACACGTACAGCAGGTGCCGGGACGGATGACAGCAAGGTCCCTTCCGCGTCAGAGCGCCAGTCCCCTGTGTGGGCGGCACCATCAGCCACACACCCAAGGCCAGTGGACACCTGAGCCTCTGTTGGAGGAAATTGGAACCCACGACAAACAGAAAGGGAAGGGCACTGTGGGGGGCACGGCAGGGACCGCAGAGATGACAAATGTATCCAATGTCCATGGCAACACCACCAGCCGCTCCAGGTTCACGCCTGGAAATTTATGGCCCCGTCACCCGACCCTAGAGATCTATCTCCTGCCTGTCACTCATGGGCATTTTTCATTCTGCATCCTCCCTCCGTATGTATTATCCGCCACCCACCCGGGCATCTACACGGTCTGCCTGTTTCCTGCAGAGATATACGGACACCCCAAGTCCATGCACCTCTGCTCATAAATTCCCCTGCTGTCACGGCATCCTCAGGAACAGGGTCCTCTGCGAACGGGCCCTGGGCCCCTAAGGGGGAACACACagtggatggggtgggggctctgGCTCCTGAGGGTTTAGAAAATCCCACTGAAATCTAGAgcagtgtgtgcgtgtgcatgagtgcacacacgtgtgtgctaGAGACACACAGATGTGGGACCCAGGCAGACGATcccattttattccattgatctgagTCACTGCCACAGTTTTGGCCTCACTAATGTTTCTCCCCTGAAACAGGTGATGCTGACGAGGAGACATTTAGGGTCCAAAGATTCAAATCCCAGAGTCTAAGAGAAGGTCCAAGTTCTGGCCCTAGGCTCTTCTGGGGACCCCGACCACCTGTTTctttggggaggtggggtgggtagggagggaggtgagggagcaGCACCTCTCCTCAGCCCAGGTGTGGGGCACCTGCTTCCAAAGGCATTTGGAAGAATTTCTGAGCTTTCCAGACAGAGTTCTGTGGGGGTGATGAGGAAAGGGACATagttcttcctcccttcctctggccACAGGTGTAGGCACCAACCCCAACCCCCCGTTTGCCAGGCCTTCAGATGAGGTGCCTATCATGGCTTTTCTTTAAGAATCAAGAATTGTTTGCTCTCAGTAATTCTACACAGGCGACCGGCCTATCACCCCCAGGAGGGCTACACGGCTGTCCCCAGGAGAGGGTCCAGCTGATGCAGGGAGGGCATGGCTCCCAACCTTTCTGATTCGGAGGACGTCTGCCCACTGAAAGGTgttcagaccccccccccaaccccgctgcATGCGCCCAGAATACGAGGGACCAAAGTGTTGGCTGGGGTCCTGGCCTGTTTCCAACCCCCTAAACCCAGAGTAAAGGTGGGCATTCCCTTCTGACAAGCCCCACCATCTGGAGTTTGTCCCTCTAGCTCTGGGTATTTCTCCTCTTCTGACAAAGTGGGGCACAAGCCTGGCATGGGGTGATGattctgttccccaccccccagaaagATGTTCAGATACAAGCTGAAAGCTGCAAGGACCCAAGGCAGAGGAGGCCAAGGGGCTGGCTAGGTGGGAAAGATCAGAGTctctgtggcttaaaacaacatagccccattttctccttccctctcggggctgggcagaggctggggtcTCTTTGGAGAATGGCCCCCTTTAAGACAGAATGGAGAGGTCTGCCCGTTCTAACTCCCTGCACTCTGCACACTTCTTAAAGCTCCTGTTCCCAAGGCTCGTAGGATCTGAGACCTGGGGAATGTTTTCTGCACAGCCCCCGGCCCAACAGAGCAGGTAAAAGGCAGATACAGCTGCATCCAAGCAAGGGCTCCATGATGGACTGGCCCAAAGAGAAGGAGCTCACACCTGAGGCTTTGCTGGGCAGTGCAAACCTGGCTTGGTCTCCCAAGCCTGGAGGAAAGGCCTCCAGGGCCCTCCCAGTGCTAAGCCTTTACGGTGGTGTTACCTCCATAAAGTACACATTATCATcatacccccattttacagacgtgAAAAGTGAGGCTCTGGGAGATAACCCGCCCCCAAAATCACGCAGCTGATGCTTGGAAGAGTCTGATTTTGATGCCAGAGGCCCTCGGGGTCTGTGTCGAGGGGGAACACCTGCAGGCGACCCCACCCTGGGCTGCAAGCAGGTGATTCGAGGATTTTAAAGAATCGAAAGCGGATTCCTGTCTTTAGAGGCAGACTGGGGCGAGGAAGCTCAGCAGCACCTCCCAAAAGCCATGGATGAGAACGGGTCCAAGGTCGGCGGAGGGGTGGAGAATGGCCACCAAGTTCAGAGGCaaaggccccccacccccacgccaggGCTTCAACTCCCCGGCAGCGACCGCGGAATGCGGCCCCTCCCCCGAGCGCGGCCGGACCCGTCCGGGCGCCGGGTGGGGAGGAGCGCGACGCCGGGAAGGCAGACCCGGCGGGGATGGTGCCGCGGACACCGACAGGGGTCGCGGACCCAAGGCCGCGGAGGGTCGGCCCCGGAGGGTCGGCCGCCGAGAACAGCAGCAGTTCTGGGGCGCAGGACCCGGCGCGGACGGCGAAGGGGGCCTTCGAGGGGAGAGAGGACGGGGAAGGGGCAAGGCCACGCGAGCAAGCAGTGGTGCGACGGGCAGCAGCGACGGGGGCGGCAGCAGGACCCCGACCCGGACCCCCGCTCCGCCGGCTGAGCCGCGCGCCCGCGCCAAGTTCCTCCAACTTTGCCCGCCGCGCTCCGAGGGCGCACCGGGCTGGGGGCGCAGGGGGAGAGCGCGGGGTCCGGCGGGGTCCCGTGCCCCCAGGCTGGACGCCCGCCGCGCTCGGCCTCGGGCTCCCGGGCGCCGCGCTTACCTGCCGCCGGGCCGCGCTCCCGGGCTGCGCCCGCCGCCGCCGTCCTCCAGGCTCTAACTTCGCTCCGGGGATTGAGATTCCTCCCCAGCTTCGCCCATCGATCCGcgcgcggccccgcccctcccgcgcctccccccgcccctcccgcgcccgcccgcccgcccgctccCGGCGCGAGTCCAGCTCCGAGTCCGCGCCCGCCCCGCTCTCCTCCCTCCCGGCcgccgggcgggggaggggtgcagggggaaggggcagggcgcAGGGGTACTAGAAAGCACAGGAGGGCTGGTTTCCTCGCGGtcccctcctgcccttcctcccacattcaggtgggggcggggggcagcgcGCGACAGCTAGTGATGGCCTGAACCACCCGCGACCCCCAGCACATGAAGCCAAGCCAGGGCGTTCGCAGGCCCCGCGTGGGCCCGTCGGTCCGGCCCTCGTTGGAGAAGAGGAGGATCTGGGGTCAGAGAacgcggtggggggggggacagggagggccgccccctctccccagccccggctccccttccttccctcactcACCCCCACCTCTGGGATGACTCCGAGGGTTCTCGCACACTCTTCCTGCTTAGTTTGCCCCTCACAACCTGCGTGTGGAAGCCCCTCTTCCCGCATATCACAGGCGAGGAAACTGAGTCAAGAAAGGCCCTGACGTTTGCCCCACGTCACACAGCCCATCCAAAGCAGAGGCCGAGGGGCAGCCTCGACCCCCACGACGGAGCTTCCCGACCCCTCCGGACTCCTCGCTGGAGCCGGGCAGGCCTGGGCATGCCCCTCGGCCAGCCGGGTTCCCAGTTCAGGGCCCCCTTGCTGTGTTCCCGCCGGCGCCCGCACCCCTCCCCGCTTCCTGTCTCCCGCCTGCCTATGATTCCCGGCCTCAGTACCCCCGGCACGCTCTCCGCTCCCCGCCAGCAGCTGGGCAATTCACCGAGCATACAAAAGAGTTGACTCAATTCAAAGGCAGCAAATCAAGATAAATCCTATAGTGTGTGGGGCCCGGAGAGAGAATGTGAATTAACGTCCACAGCATAAGCAAGTCCTATATGGACTGGcaagccccaccccccagccctgcctgggcaCAGAAGGCTGATCAGGAAGGGGGGAGTGGGTTCTGAGCTGCCCACCCCTTGCAAAGCCAGAATTTAGGGATTTAGTGCTTTGTGGCCCCTTCCTACCTGTCTGTTGGAGCTCCATTGAGGGTGGATGCATAAAGGGGGTGCTAGGATAAAAGCCGGTGTGCCCCCATGATTATTTACaagaactggggggggggggcagtgtggCCCAGTCACATATGGCTCCAGGATCAGGACTGAGGCATGGGGAAAAAGGCTGTTGGGCCATTTAGGACATCTGAGCTGTATGTAGCCTTTCTCCTTGGGCTGCCCCCTACTCGCACCCCTGTCCCAGCAGGTGCAGGCCAAGGGCAGGCCCCTGTTTATCATCAAATAGGTACTGCAAGCCTCAAGATATGCCAGGCCTGGGCACGAGGCACCGAGAGGGTGGTGACAAgtctcccctctcttccctgctgttCACGAGGCCTTTCCAGCTGTGGCTTGGAATGGGGGCCAAACTGCTCCTCCCCCAGAGGCAACCCTGGTCACTCTTAGTAGGTCCCAGAAAACAACCTTCCAGACTCTGGCCTCACTCTGCAAAGAAAATGCACAGCAGTGACCCAAGATCCCCGTGCAGCCTTTCTTAGGCAAACCCCTGCCAGTGGTGACTGACCCCCTCCCTTTCTGACTGATTCCCGGAGACTCTGGAAAGATCGGGTAGGCTTTTGATGCACGTCTCCAGGGTGCCAGGGACTGTGCTAGGCGCCTGCCCAAACATATCGCGACCTTCTCACTACTCCCCTGTAGCAAGGGCTATGAGCCCATTTCTGAGGTGTGCAAGCAGAGGCCAGAGGCCTCTGCACGCCCTTGACCCACACTGGCCGATCCCGAGGCAAGTATGTGTGCGCCTAGGGTCGGGGCTCCAAGGAGGGACTCAGAGGTcaatggggggcggggaggggggcgggactGAATTCCTCGCGGGAAGGTCCCTGCAACCCGAGGATCCGTGGGCAGGCGCAGAGAGCAAAGCCCAGAGCTGGGGGCGCAGAGGACGAGAGGCGGGGCTGAACGGCCGGCGTCGGGGTCCTTGCCTCTGCGCCCCCCACCCGAGCAGAGGCTGCGCCCTCAGGCTGCGACCTCATCCCCTGAGTCTCAGCTGGGTCGCCCCTCCCCCGTGGCCGCGCCGATTGGCGGTCTGCGTGTAAGTCATTAAATCTGTTACAGAGACGCCGGCGCAGCCGCGAGGACATCTGTTAGGGACCCAGGACCGCGATCCACGCCCCttaccccacccccagacccagaGCAGAGGAAAGGATGCGACACCTCGCTCACCAAAGCTCTGAGATTGCCGAGCGCGGCACCCGAGCGCTGGAAGGCGTTGGGGTCCCCGAGTTaacggagggggcggggccggcggccAGCCCCGGGGGACAAAGACCCCCAAGCTGCTTGGGAGCTGGGCTCTGCAGATGAGCAGACGGGAAGAAGTATTCCATATTCCCCGCCCCCCAAATCCTCAAATCCACTCAAGCTCAGATCTGAGTGttgggatggggcggggggaggaggcgGAATCCTCCTGGGCCTTCGGGGGTGTGCAGAGGCGACGCTGGAAGGGAGGCCACCAGGACATTGCCTCCTGCCTGCACAGGCGGCTGTAGCTACACCCCAAAACCCTCTCCGGAGCTTCGCGagtcccctctgccctccacacTTCCCCAAGGCTGCCCGTGGCGaccaccccactccccactgcccctTAAATGGGGCAGCGACCGGCctgcggggggagggaggtgcgAAGGTGTCGCGCGCCGCTGTGTAGGTTGGGAGAAGAGGCGCTGATGGGAGGAAGTCCCCACTCGTCCCTGGCAGTCTGGCCCCTGGAACCCCACACCCATCCAGCTAAGGAGGACTCTGTTGGGGACTGTGCTCGGATCGCGCCAATCTGGCCCGGGGCCCCCGACTGACGGGGCGGCCCCAGGCCACACCGTGCAGtctgggaagaggaaaaagttgGGGGGTCGACACCCCGAGCCCGGGAATGGAAAGACTGGGaagagagcggggggggggggggtgtgaggGAAGAGCGACAGGATAGAGACGATGAGAGCCGGGAAGGGAGCCAGTTCTGGGCCTGGGGTCCCGCCCCACCCCGCAGCCAAGCCCAGCTTCGCAGCTTCCCGGGCCTGGAAAGGTTCGGGTCACAGGCGCCTATTAATAGCCGCGAACCGGGTCCTCCCCGCGGGCTCGGCAGCTGCGGGCAGAGCCCGGCGAACGGAGGAGGGACTGTCCTGCAACACCCCCTCCAAGGGCTCCAGAGGCGCGGGGCGGAGTGCTGCTTCCCCCATCCCGACTGCGCGAAGGCTAGGAGCCTTTAGTCCGCTCCCTGCCCGCCCTCCACTAAGAGATGGGGTTCCACGTTAGGGGGGCAGTCCCGGGGCCAACTTGGGGCGCCGCGGCTAACACCAGGCACTCGCAGGCAAGACCACCCCgtcacccctccctgcccagcccgCCCTTCGCTCTCACAGCGCTCAGGAAAGTTTCGGGGTCCCCGAGGCGCCTCCTGGCCCGAGGGGTCCGGAGTCCCGGGCCTTCGGGCCGCGGCGTCGGGGAGGGAAGTTTGTCCGGCCGGCGCTCGGCGACCGCTAACTTCGGGTGCGCCCGCCTCGGAAccgagggtgtgtgtgtgggggggtgcccCGAAACCGCGGACCCAACGCGCCGCAACCGAAGCCACACGGGCTGGGGGACTCGGCCCCGGCGCGGACGCCCAGGACAGGGCGCAGGGGCTGGGCGGCCCGGGCCGCCTGAGCCGCCGGGGACCCCGCGCTCGCCCCCAACTGCCGCCCTGGAGAGCATCTTCCCCGCCTCCCCCAGGGGCGGGGACCCAACAGCCCCGCAGCTGCGGCAGAGGGgacccccgcccccgcagccccgcgcagccccctccccccaccgtccCCCTCCTACCTGGGCCCGGGTGCGGGCCGGGGGCTGGCGCCACCGTCACCGGCGAGCGGAGCGCGCGCGCCCAGATCCCCggagcgcggcggcggcggcggcggcttcccctccttcctcctcctcttcctccgccGGGCTCGCTGGCTCCAGACAGATCTCCTCCCCCTCGcgccctgcccgcccctcccGGAGCCCGCCGGGCTGGGCTCGGCCTGCGACCGGGAGCGGAGCGGAGCCGGCGGGAGCCGGGCTGCGGCGCTCACTGCGTCAAGCGCGGGGCGAGCGCGGGGCGGCGGCGGAGACCGCGCGCTGCGAGCCTGGGGCCGGCCGGGCAGGCGGGGCAGCGGCGGCTTCGGCTCCGGCTCCGGCGCGGGCGCGGTATGGGCGGCCGCGGCAGCGCCGAGATTGTAGCACATTCTTTCTGAGCGTGATCGAAGGTTTCCTGTAGGAGCCGGagtggggagggctggaggag
Proteins encoded in this region:
- the LOC113932041 gene encoding collagen alpha-4(IV) chain-like, whose product is MCYNLGAAAAAHTAPAPEPEPKPPLPRLPGRPQARSARSPPPPRARPALDAVSAAARLPPAPLRSRSQAEPSPAGSGRGGQGARGRRSVWSQRARRRKRRRKEGKPPPPPPRSGDLGARAPLAGDGGASPRPAPGPSGLSLGDRVLFLWVLERREDVHDPCREESTSPYCFRLPRHWWALTRRTTELEARGGAVQTPRPMGEAATAPAGHGPGRMTRGLGQ